Proteins encoded by one window of Streptococcus suis S735:
- the parE gene encoding DNA topoisomerase IV subunit B: protein MAKKEIDINNYNDDAIQVLEGLDAVRKRPGMYIGSTDGNGLHHMVWEIVDNAVDEALSGFGDRIDVTINKDGSLSVSDRGRGMPVGMHATGKPTVEVIFTVLHAGGKFGQGGYKTSGGLHGVGSSVVNALSSWLEVEITRDGAVYKQRFEQGGKPVTTLEKIGTAPKSKTGTKVTFMPDDTIFSTTDFKFNTIAERLKESAFLLKQVTMTLTDERTGEQEEYHYENGVQDFVSYLNEDKETLTPVLYFEGEDAGFQVQVAMQYNDGYSDNILSFVNNVRTKDGGTHETGLKLAITKAMNDYARKTNLLKEKDKNLEGSDYREGLSAVLSILVPEEHLQFEGQTKDKLGSPLARPVVDGIVSDKLTFFLLENGELASNLVRKAIKARDAREAARKARDESRNGKKNKKDKGLLSGKLTPAQSKNPAKNELYLVEGDSAGGSAKQGRDRKFQAILPLRGKVINTAKAKMADILKNEEINTMIYTIGAGVGSDFTIEDVNYDKIIIMTDADTDGAHIQTLLLTFFYRYMRPLVEAGRVYIALPPLYKMSKGKGKAEKIAYAWSDGELEDLRKDFGKGFILQRYKGLGEMNADQLWETTMNPETRTLIRVTIEDLARAERRVSVLMGDKVEPRRKWIEDNVKFTLEESTVF from the coding sequence TTGGCTAAGAAAGAGATTGATATAAATAATTACAATGACGATGCCATTCAGGTATTGGAAGGGCTAGATGCCGTTCGCAAACGCCCTGGTATGTACATCGGCTCCACAGACGGAAATGGCTTGCACCACATGGTCTGGGAGATTGTCGATAACGCTGTCGATGAAGCCCTGTCTGGTTTCGGTGACCGAATTGACGTGACTATTAACAAGGACGGTAGTCTGTCCGTTTCCGACCGTGGACGCGGGATGCCCGTTGGTATGCATGCAACAGGCAAGCCAACAGTTGAAGTCATCTTCACCGTTCTCCACGCAGGTGGTAAGTTCGGTCAAGGTGGCTACAAGACTTCAGGTGGTCTCCACGGGGTTGGTTCTTCGGTGGTCAATGCCCTGTCCAGCTGGTTGGAAGTTGAGATTACCCGTGACGGAGCTGTTTACAAGCAACGGTTTGAGCAGGGCGGAAAGCCAGTCACGACCCTAGAGAAGATTGGTACCGCTCCAAAATCAAAAACAGGTACAAAAGTTACCTTTATGCCTGACGATACCATCTTCTCAACGACGGATTTCAAGTTCAACACCATTGCCGAACGCCTGAAAGAATCAGCCTTCTTGCTCAAGCAAGTCACCATGACTCTGACAGATGAGCGAACAGGTGAGCAGGAGGAGTATCACTATGAAAATGGCGTTCAGGACTTTGTATCCTACCTCAACGAAGACAAGGAAACTCTGACACCTGTCCTTTATTTTGAAGGAGAAGATGCTGGTTTCCAAGTCCAAGTTGCTATGCAGTACAACGACGGCTATTCAGACAATATCCTGTCTTTTGTCAACAACGTTCGGACCAAGGACGGCGGTACCCACGAAACAGGTCTCAAACTAGCCATTACCAAGGCCATGAACGACTATGCTCGTAAGACCAACTTACTCAAGGAAAAGGACAAGAACTTGGAAGGCTCTGACTACCGTGAAGGTTTGTCTGCGGTCCTCTCTATCCTTGTGCCAGAAGAGCATTTGCAGTTTGAAGGACAGACCAAGGACAAGCTGGGTAGCCCGCTTGCTCGCCCTGTGGTGGACGGCATTGTGTCGGACAAGCTGACCTTCTTCCTTTTGGAAAATGGCGAGCTAGCATCTAATCTAGTTCGTAAAGCCATTAAGGCGCGTGACGCCCGAGAGGCTGCGCGTAAGGCGCGTGACGAATCCCGAAACGGTAAGAAAAACAAGAAGGATAAGGGCCTTTTGTCAGGGAAATTAACCCCAGCCCAGTCCAAAAATCCAGCCAAAAATGAACTCTATCTGGTCGAGGGAGATTCGGCCGGAGGTTCTGCCAAACAAGGCCGTGACCGCAAGTTTCAAGCCATTCTACCTTTGCGTGGTAAGGTTATCAATACCGCCAAGGCAAAAATGGCGGACATCCTCAAAAACGAAGAAATCAATACCATGATTTACACCATTGGTGCAGGTGTTGGGTCGGATTTCACTATCGAAGATGTCAACTATGACAAGATTATTATCATGACCGATGCGGACACGGACGGTGCTCACATTCAGACCCTCTTGCTGACCTTCTTCTATCGCTATATGCGACCGCTAGTAGAGGCAGGCCGGGTTTATATCGCCCTTCCGCCGCTCTACAAGATGTCCAAAGGCAAGGGAAAGGCAGAAAAGATTGCTTATGCTTGGTCTGATGGAGAATTAGAAGATCTCCGCAAGGATTTTGGCAAGGGCTTTATCCTCCAGCGCTACAAGGGGCTTGGTGAGATGAATGCCGATCAGCTCTGGGAAACGACCATGAACCCTGAAACCCGTACCCTCATCCGTGTCACCATTGAAGACCTAGCCCGTGCTGAACGCCGTGTGTCTGTCCTCATGGGCGACAAGGTCGAGCCACGTCGCAAGTGGATTGAAGACAATGTGAAGTTTACCTTGGAAGAGAGTACGGTGTTTTAG
- a CDS encoding YkvA family protein produces the protein MPLRVKLTDRFQKRLSEWARKRKPFKNKQELEEKFGQALKIWQSSKTRQHAENLLSEQGKLEHFLHSTERKLSRMPFGGDKFAAIPGLISMVRSYIRRDYSKLPKATILAIIGALIYFFSPIDALPDFILGAGLLDDAFVLNACLKLIKTDVDDFRSWQASQWKAEE, from the coding sequence ATGCCACTAAGAGTAAAATTAACTGACCGTTTTCAAAAACGGTTGTCTGAATGGGCACGAAAGCGCAAGCCATTTAAAAACAAACAGGAGTTGGAAGAGAAATTTGGCCAAGCATTGAAGATTTGGCAATCTTCCAAAACTCGGCAACATGCAGAAAACTTGCTATCTGAGCAAGGAAAATTAGAACATTTTTTACATAGCACGGAACGGAAACTGTCTCGTATGCCTTTTGGCGGAGATAAGTTTGCGGCTATTCCAGGCTTGATTTCCATGGTGCGAAGCTATATCCGTAGAGATTACAGCAAGTTACCCAAAGCGACAATCCTCGCAATTATAGGTGCTTTGATTTATTTTTTCAGTCCTATTGATGCCTTACCAGATTTCATCCTTGGAGCAGGTCTACTTGACGATGCCTTTGTCCTTAATGCCTGTTTGAAATTAATCAAAACAGATGTCGATGACTTTAGAAGCTGGCAAGCAA